The DNA window GGATATCTACAACCTGCGCTACGCGAATTCGGTCGAGGATCGCGTGCATCAGTTGCTGTCCGATAGGCTGGAAAATATTACCAGTCTGTTCGGTCAGCTGCCGGATGTGCTGGAAGACGTGTGGATCGATATAGCGCTTGGCGCGCTCGAACACGCAAGGCAAACCATAGATGCCGTTCCGCGCGAGCATCCATTCCATATCCGCTACCACAAAGTGAAACATGTGGATTGGGAGTCCTGCGCGCGAGTCTTGGATTCCGCGGAACGAAAAAGATACTTATCGCAGGGCTGGCCCAAATAAATCGCACAACAATGCCTGAGCGCCGTCGCCAGGCGCAACCGTTTGAATACTGCTCAATAATTCGCATGCACCTCCGACCGCTGCAGCCTCGCCAGTTCGTCGCCCACCGCGCCGGGCGAGGTCGTTTTCCGACACATCAATGCGTAGAATGCCGGTACCACGAACAGGGTCATCACGGTTGCGAAAATGATGCCGGAGAAAACAGTCACACCGATGGCGATGCGGCTCTCGGCGCCGGCGCCGGTTGCGAGCATCAGCGGAAGCACGCCCATCGCGGTAGAGAGCGAGGTCATCATGATGGGCCGGAAGCGCGTGATGGACGCGTCGATGAGCGCGTCCGTAAATTTCAGGCCCGCGTCGCGCCGCTGATTCGCAAACTCCACGATTAAAATCCCGTTCTTGGCGGCCAGACCGATCAGCATGATGATGCCGATCTGGCTGTATATATTGAGCGTGCCGCCGCTCAACGACAGTCCCGCCAGCGCGCCGAAGATCGCCAGTGGCACGGTGGTCATGATCACGAACGGATGTACGAAGCTTTCGAACTGCGCGGCCAGGATCAGATACACCACAAGCAGGCCCAGCGCAAAGGTGAGATACAGCGACTGGCTGGATTCCTGCAGTTCGCGCGCGTCGCCGGTGTAACTAATGCGCGCCGAACCGGGCAGTTCCTCGTCGACAATCCGCTGAAAATAACCCATCGCATCGCCCAGCGCGTAACCCTCGGCCAGATCGGCGGAGATGGTGATCGCGCGCAGCCGATCGTAGCGGTTGAGGCTGGCGGCGCCCGCGGTTTCCCTGGTAGTAACCAGGTTCGATAACGGGATGAGTTCGCCGGAACGCTGCGAGCGCACGTGAATGTTGGCGAGATCGGTCGGCGAACGGCGATCGGCGTCGGCGGCCTGCAATATCACGTCGTATTCCTCACCGCGATTGACGAAGGTGGTCACGCTGCGCGAACCCAGCATGGTCTCCAGGGTGCGGCCGATGGTTTCCACCGATACACCCAGTTCGGCCGCGCGGTCGCGGGCGATGTCGATGTCGATCTGCGGTTTGGTTTCGTCGTAGTCCGAGTCCAGCGAGACAATCTTGGCGTTCTCCTCCGCCCGTTCGACGAGGCGATCGCGCCACTGCGCCAGCTCTTCGTAGGTACTGCCGCCCAGCACCAGTTCCAGCTCGGTCCCGGTGCTGGAGCTGCCAAAGCTCGAACGTTGCACAACCGCAACCTGGGCGCCCGGTACGGTGGCGGCGAGCTCGCGCCCGATCTCGCCAGCAATCGTTTCCGCGCTGCGTTCGCGCTCCTCCCAAGGGGTCAGGGAGACCTGCACGACGCCGGAGTTGACTGCGTCGGACCCGCCGCCGTAACCCGGAATGCGGGCGATGACCCGCTGGATCTCGCCTTCGCCCAGCCGCTGCATGAATGCCGCTTCTATTTTCTTGAGCTGCCGGCTGGAGTACTCGAAGCTTGCGCCCTCCGGCGCGCTCATCATGGCGTAAATCTGGCCCTGATCCTCGGCCGGTGCGAATTCGCCGGGCAATTGTATGAACAGCAACACCGTGCCGGCCAACACCGCCAGCGCCGCCGCACAGGTTGGCAGCGGGTGGCGCAGCACGCGTTCGAGCACCACGCGATAGCCACGCATCGTCGCGGCAATGCCGCGACTTGCCACATTTACCAGGGGGTTATGCCGTTCGCGGCGCGTCAGGAACATCGCGCATAGCACAGGACCCAGCGACAGCGCCACCAGGCTGGAACAGATAATCGCGGCGGCCATGGCCAGCGCGAACTCGCGAAACAGGCGGCCGACCGTGCCTTCCAGAAACGCCATGGGCACGAACACGGCCGCCAGCACCAGAGTAGTCGCCACCACCGCGAAGCCGACCTCACGCGCGCCGCGAAACGCCGCGAGCAGCGGCGCTTCGCCGGCCTCGATACGCCGGTGAATGTTTTCCACGACGACAATGGTGTCGTCGACCACGATGCCGATCGCGAGTACCAGCGCCAGCAGGGTGAGAATATTGATCGAGAAGCCGAACGCGTAAAGCAATATGAACGATGCGATGAGTGAAATCGGCACCGTGAACGCGGGCGCCAGGGTCGCGCGTAGACTGCCGAGGAACAAATAGATGACGAAGATCACCAGCACCGCCGAGATCAGCAAAGTAACCTCGACTTCTTCCAGCGAGCGCTCGATGAACAACGACGAGTCGGAGTTGACCTGCAGCACCATGTCCTCGGGCAAAGTAGGCGCGATGTTGTGGACCTCGCGCTTGACCGCCTGCGCCACCTCCAGGGTATTGGCCTGCGACTGCTTGACGATGCTGATGCCGACCGTCGGCGCCCCATCGGCGCGATATTCACTGCGCAAATCCTCGGCGCCTTCCTCGATCCGTGCGACCTCGGCCAGACGTACCAGATAGCCGTCCCTGCCGCGCGCGATCACCAGTTGCCGGAAGTCGTCGGCGGTCCGATATTCACGCGCGGTACGCAGCGTGAATTCGCGTTCTTCCGATTCCAGCCGGCCGGCGGGCAGTTCCACGTTTTCGCTGATCAGCGCCCCCTCGATATCGTCTACCGTTACATTGCGGGCGGCCATGGCCTTGCGATCCAGCCAGATGCGCATCGCGTAGCGACGATCGCCGCTGACCCGCACGTTGGAGACGCCGTCGATGGCGCTGAAGCGGTCCAGCAGGTAGCGGTCGGCGTAGTCCGACAGCCCCATGCGATCCAGGCTGGCACTGGATAGCACCAGCCAGATTATCGGGCTGGCGTCCACCTCGGCCTTGGAGATCTCCGGTGGATCCGCCTCTTCCGGGAGATTGTCCAGCACGCGGCTCACGCGGTCGCGAACGTCGTTGCTCGCGGCGTCGATGGGGCGCGAAAGATTGAACTCGATGGTGATGTCCGACACGCCATCCACGCTCGCGGACTCGATCGCGCGGATGCCTTCGATGCCGCTGATCTGGCTCTCGATTACCTGCGTGATTCTGGTCTCCACCACGCTGGCCGAAGCGCCGGGATAGGTCGTTTCCACCGAGACGATTGGCGGGTCGATGTTGGGATATTCGCGCACGGTGAGCTTGGAGAGGAAGAACAGGCCGAACGCGACCAGCAGCAGATTAATGACGATGGCGAAGACGGGGCGTTTTACGGAGACGTCGGACAGCAGCATGGGTCAAGAATACGAGTTAGTGCTTCACGGGACGCCCGGCGCGTCGGCGGGTGCTAGCGAAAACGGTGATGGTGGTGCGGACAAGCCCGGCCGCAAAGGCGCTTCCTTTGGCTCCGCGCCTAGCGCGCAACTTGGTTGAGCGTGGCCGCGGAGGCTTTATCGAGCAGGCTCTGTCTTGTGTCCGGTTTTTCGTCCGCCGGGCGCCTGACCGCGAGTATCCTGACTTCGGTGTCGGTGCTGATGTTGTCTACGCCTTCAGTTACCACCTTGTCGCCGGCTTGCACCCCCTTAACGATCTCGACCAAACCTGGCCGTCGCCGGCCGATTTCGACCTCGACCTGCCGCGCCTGTCCGTGGCGGTTCACCACGTAGACATATTGATTATCGTCTTGCGGCACCAGACTCTCTTCCGGCACAACCAGGGCTTCGGTGCGATTGGCGATGAGAGTCACGTTGATGAGCATGCCCGGTTTGAGCAGGGTTGAGTCATTGGATAGCTCGGCGCGTGCCAGCACGGCGCGGGTGACCGGATCCACGCGCGAATCGATGGTGGTGACTTCGCCGCGAAACGTGCGCTCCGGATACGCCACACTGCTGGCGACGATGCTCTGTCCGCGCCTGAGCGCGCCGAGAAAAACCTCGGGTACCGAGAAATCCAGCTTGATGACGCTTAAGTCATCCAGGGTCGCGATCTGCGTACCGGGACTGATCAGGGCGCCGGGGCTCACGTCGCGGATGCCCACGTAGCCGGAGAAGGGCGCCTGGATGGTGCGGTCGTCGAAGCGGACCCGCGCGATGTCGAGCCGGGCCTCAGCAGCCCTGAGGCGGTTGATCTGCTCGTCCAGCTCGATGCGCGCCGCCGATTGCTGCGCCACCAGCTGCACCAGCCGATCGTGCTTGGTCTGCTGCGTTTCCAGATTCGCGCGCGCGGCGGCCAATTGCGCCTGTTCCTCCTCGAAATCCAGCACGATCAGATTCGAACCTTGCCTGACCTTCATGCCGTCCCGGAAATTCACTTGCTCAACGCGGCCCATCACATCGGCTGTTATGACCACCGATTCGTTGGCGCGGGTCGTGCCCAGCGCCTCGATGCGGTCGGCCATCAAGGTGTTGACCACCGGCGCCACGATCACGGGTGTCGCTACCTCACGTGTTGCAGGCTCTTGCGGGGCGGAAACCGTTTCGCGCGCGCCGTTCAATGAAAATACACTGAAGGCGACGGCGCCGCTAACAAGCACCCCGATTGCTAGCCCTATTCCTTTCAAGTGAAAATCCTTTCTTTCAAGTCCATGACCCTTAAAATTAGTCTAACCGCGATGCAAAGGGTCTATAGACAAGCCGGCCGGCCAACAGTTGCCGTTAACGTCCTCGGTCGGCCGTTGCTGATAGCCAGGGCTGACGATTACTCAGGACGCTATGGATGTCGAATTCAACAACGTCGCCAATCTCGATACCGGGGGCACGGGCTGGTTTATCGGCTTCAGCGACTGGGCCAGCGCCAGGCTGCCGGGTGTCTCCGATCTTCGTTACATGCCTGCTGAGCTGCGTTCTCATTCGCTATGCATGAAATGGATGACCCATCCCGCCGGCGATCCGCGCGGTGTGGTCAAGCCGCCCAGCATGGGACGCACGCTTTCCATCATGGTAAGCGACACCGGTCGCTTCCGATTGCAATTCGCCCGCGATCAGGAATTCTCGGAGAATCAGGTGCGGCGCCACACTTTACGAAGACAAGGCGATTTCGTCATCTGGGGGGAGGATCTGCACCACCGCTGGGATGTGGAAGAAGCGTGTACGATTCTGACCTTGCGCTGGGTTCCGGATAATCTGGATGATGCGTGAATCGTTTTTCGCCTTCGCCCTTACGCATTAACCAGCATGCACCACGTCGGCGGTAGCGCCTGTACTACCCTTACTCGATCAATCCGGCGAAAGGTTAACCGCCGCGCGCAGTTCTTCGTCGTAAGGAACGGGCGTAACGCCGTGCGGCTCACACAGATAACATTCATGATCCGGCCGCGCGCGCACGCGAAAACCGCTCGCACGCAGCATCGCTTCCACGCACGCATGATTCGGCGCCCACCAGTTGGTCGGATCGTCCGCCAGCCGCTGTTCGATGAATGCCATCCTGGGCCAGCCAGACTCCAACATACGCTCGCGCGCATCGATAGGAAGATTTCCAGGCGGCGTCAGCACGTCGTCACCCGGCATGGTAAGACTCTGGAACATCATCAATTTGCGCGTTTTGCGGCGCAGAATATCCAGCGCCAAGGTCGGGTAACGCAAGTGATAGAACACGCCCATGAACCACACCAGGTCGTAGCTCGCGGGCTCATGCGCCAGCGCGTAAACCGGCTGCTGTCTGAACGTAATCGCGTCGTGCACGCTGCATTGCCGCGCCGCCCAGCGGGCCTGATCGAGATAATGCGGATCGATGTCCACGGCTGTCACACGCGCGCCCCGACGTGCCAGTTCGATGCTGTAAAAACCTGCGTTGCAGCCGACGTCCAGCACCCGCCATCCGTGCAGCTCGTCAGGAATGTGCG is part of the Gammaproteobacteria bacterium genome and encodes:
- a CDS encoding TIGR04290 family methyltransferase, which gives rise to MRKTGGEPCAEIVERAPWFHNLHLPDGTQTAPEHPLGDFPAFKWAAIAPHIPDELHGWRVLDVGCNAGFYSIELARRGARVTAVDIDPHYLDQARWAARQCSVHDAITFRQQPVYALAHEPASYDLVWFMGVFYHLRYPTLALDILRRKTRKLMMFQSLTMPGDDVLTPPGNLPIDARERMLESGWPRMAFIEQRLADDPTNWWAPNHACVEAMLRASGFRVRARPDHECYLCEPHGVTPVPYDEELRAAVNLSPD
- a CDS encoding efflux RND transporter periplasmic adaptor subunit; the protein is MIVAPVVNTLMADRIEALGTTRANESVVITADVMGRVEQVNFRDGMKVRQGSNLIVLDFEEEQAQLAAARANLETQQTKHDRLVQLVAQQSAARIELDEQINRLRAAEARLDIARVRFDDRTIQAPFSGYVGIRDVSPGALISPGTQIATLDDLSVIKLDFSVPEVFLGALRRGQSIVASSVAYPERTFRGEVTTIDSRVDPVTRAVLARAELSNDSTLLKPGMLINVTLIANRTEALVVPEESLVPQDDNQYVYVVNRHGQARQVEVEIGRRRPGLVEIVKGVQAGDKVVTEGVDNISTDTEVRILAVRRPADEKPDTRQSLLDKASAATLNQVAR
- a CDS encoding efflux RND transporter permease subunit, with product MLLSDVSVKRPVFAIVINLLLVAFGLFFLSKLTVREYPNIDPPIVSVETTYPGASASVVETRITQVIESQISGIEGIRAIESASVDGVSDITIEFNLSRPIDAASNDVRDRVSRVLDNLPEEADPPEISKAEVDASPIIWLVLSSASLDRMGLSDYADRYLLDRFSAIDGVSNVRVSGDRRYAMRIWLDRKAMAARNVTVDDIEGALISENVELPAGRLESEEREFTLRTAREYRTADDFRQLVIARGRDGYLVRLAEVARIEEGAEDLRSEYRADGAPTVGISIVKQSQANTLEVAQAVKREVHNIAPTLPEDMVLQVNSDSSLFIERSLEEVEVTLLISAVLVIFVIYLFLGSLRATLAPAFTVPISLIASFILLYAFGFSINILTLLALVLAIGIVVDDTIVVVENIHRRIEAGEAPLLAAFRGAREVGFAVVATTLVLAAVFVPMAFLEGTVGRLFREFALAMAAAIICSSLVALSLGPVLCAMFLTRRERHNPLVNVASRGIAATMRGYRVVLERVLRHPLPTCAAALAVLAGTVLLFIQLPGEFAPAEDQGQIYAMMSAPEGASFEYSSRQLKKIEAAFMQRLGEGEIQRVIARIPGYGGGSDAVNSGVVQVSLTPWEERERSAETIAGEIGRELAATVPGAQVAVVQRSSFGSSSTGTELELVLGGSTYEELAQWRDRLVERAEENAKIVSLDSDYDETKPQIDIDIARDRAAELGVSVETIGRTLETMLGSRSVTTFVNRGEEYDVILQAADADRRSPTDLANIHVRSQRSGELIPLSNLVTTRETAGAASLNRYDRLRAITISADLAEGYALGDAMGYFQRIVDEELPGSARISYTGDARELQESSQSLYLTFALGLLVVYLILAAQFESFVHPFVIMTTVPLAIFGALAGLSLSGGTLNIYSQIGIIMLIGLAAKNGILIVEFANQRRDAGLKFTDALIDASITRFRPIMMTSLSTAMGVLPLMLATGAGAESRIAIGVTVFSGIIFATVMTLFVVPAFYALMCRKTTSPGAVGDELARLQRSEVHANY